In one Dermatophilaceae bacterium Sec6.4 genomic region, the following are encoded:
- a CDS encoding NUDIX hydrolase yields MTDWQTRVTAFTMTRRDSDWLMLQHQRGGAVRWELPGGHVESGESLEQTAARETLEEAGVVVRVDRLMATCVHEWPERRTRKIICFFAAVPIDEASQPRVRPEEPEVVAAAWRNPLTLNLDQVSSFLHPLIRAQESEWADGPVHFRMQHRQLADGSFAPFPA; encoded by the coding sequence ATGACCGACTGGCAAACCCGCGTCACGGCGTTCACGATGACGCGACGCGACAGCGATTGGCTGATGTTGCAACACCAGCGAGGTGGCGCCGTCCGTTGGGAGTTACCCGGCGGCCATGTCGAGTCCGGTGAAAGTCTGGAACAGACAGCTGCACGCGAAACTCTCGAGGAGGCTGGTGTCGTCGTTCGCGTCGACCGGTTGATGGCTACCTGCGTGCACGAGTGGCCCGAGCGACGGACGCGCAAAATCATCTGCTTCTTTGCAGCAGTCCCTATCGACGAGGCATCCCAGCCTAGGGTCCGCCCCGAGGAACCAGAGGTCGTCGCGGCCGCGTGGCGAAATCCGCTGACTCTCAATCTGGATCAGGTCAGCAGCTTCCTGCACCCTCTGATTCGTGCGCAGGAGTCTGAATGGGCGGACGGGCCCGTTCACTTCCGAATGCAACATCGCCAACTTGCCGACGGGTCCTTCGCGCCCTTTCCAGCCTGA
- a CDS encoding polysaccharide deacetylase family protein: protein MDISRRGLLVGSGLGVLGAVGGLTMGVEPSASAATVRAPFRLQSRAATVAKFAGQRPSYWGFYAPGVHSTFSTATAAGKDAIALAFDACGGTVTYYDAALIATLRKYQAPATLFINRVWATNNQATFKELLADPLFEIESHGWAHIPLSVTGRSAYGIRGTSNVAGVWEEVAADYWWMGYNCNHATRFMRVGTCFTDDVSARAATWMGQELVSFAVNGDAGATFPADVVYSQVMTSQPGDILISHMNRPGSGTNPGYQRAIPALKAKGFAFRHLNQVVGATTVTTQPAGWATISQGSHGSEVAQVQRVVHVTADGYFGPLTKAAVVRYQSAHHLTPDGIVGPLTATAMGLTT from the coding sequence GTGGATATCAGTCGTCGCGGGTTGCTGGTGGGTTCGGGGTTGGGTGTTCTGGGGGCTGTTGGTGGCCTCACTATGGGTGTTGAGCCGTCGGCGTCGGCGGCCACGGTGCGGGCGCCGTTCCGGCTGCAGTCGCGGGCGGCGACGGTCGCGAAGTTCGCGGGGCAGCGCCCGTCGTATTGGGGTTTTTACGCCCCTGGGGTGCATTCCACGTTCTCGACTGCGACCGCCGCCGGGAAGGATGCGATCGCGTTGGCGTTCGACGCGTGTGGTGGGACGGTCACCTACTACGACGCGGCGTTGATCGCGACGTTGCGTAAGTACCAGGCGCCGGCGACGTTGTTCATCAACCGGGTCTGGGCTACCAACAACCAGGCCACTTTCAAAGAGCTCCTTGCGGACCCATTGTTCGAGATCGAGTCCCACGGGTGGGCCCATATCCCACTCTCGGTGACGGGCCGGTCCGCGTACGGGATCCGGGGCACGTCCAACGTGGCCGGCGTGTGGGAAGAAGTCGCGGCTGATTACTGGTGGATGGGGTACAACTGCAACCACGCCACCCGGTTCATGCGCGTCGGGACGTGTTTCACCGACGACGTATCCGCACGGGCAGCGACGTGGATGGGACAAGAGTTGGTCAGTTTCGCGGTCAACGGTGACGCTGGGGCAACGTTCCCCGCAGACGTGGTGTATTCCCAAGTGATGACCTCCCAACCCGGAGACATCCTGATCAGCCACATGAACCGCCCCGGCAGTGGCACCAACCCCGGCTACCAACGGGCCATCCCCGCCCTGAAAGCCAAAGGGTTCGCGTTCCGTCATCTGAACCAAGTGGTGGGCGCCACCACCGTTACCACGCAGCCGGCCGGGTGGGCCACGATCTCCCAGGGCAGCCACGGGAGCGAAGTAGCGCAAGTACAACGTGTGGTGCACGTCACCGCGGACGGCTACTTCGGGCCGCTCACCAAGGCTGCAGTCGTGCGGTACCAGAGCGCGCACCACCTGACCCCCGACGGCATCGTTGGCCCATTGACCGCAACCGCGATGGGACTCACGACCTAG
- a CDS encoding DUF222 domain-containing protein has product MTGADPLDVVGAICGRLNAAHAELIALVARLVADDLWAIRGVRSVEHWLTCFAGVSPSTARDLVRIATRSGELPALGREVASGRLSLGQAAVVAAHTPVGYDTDVVDLAVHATVPQLRRALVKYDFTETPPGRDIDAPQQVPDALSVAAQPAELVMRWERDRFHLEYSAPADIGALVERALVEAKDALFLATQGGDAVSGASGMASAGSSGQGSDRRVRMADAMEQLATRSLHVGTESVAGRASKFRIYLHLDTNGQGWVTKRGALPGHLLRKWTCDGLLQPIWETEGSPVNVGRSQRIVPDRTRRLVEDRDRGCAFPGCLSLHHVECHHITHWADGGATALDNLISLCPHHHDRHHIGDFSIHPVPWGQGDSNGSGRRGRFEFRARAGWVIEPVTAPPPPPAPSAVPAGPDHRPDNGSAHVTDQPDRPMPPRYIGPTNEVLHLDWVRFHRRPPRVSADEDPAEDPLSDQTVVQPDATD; this is encoded by the coding sequence GTGACTGGTGCGGATCCATTGGACGTGGTCGGGGCGATCTGTGGGCGGTTGAACGCCGCACACGCGGAGCTGATCGCGCTGGTCGCGCGCTTAGTGGCCGATGATTTGTGGGCGATCCGGGGTGTGCGTTCGGTGGAGCATTGGTTGACGTGTTTCGCGGGGGTTTCACCCTCAACGGCTCGGGATCTGGTGCGGATCGCAACAAGGTCGGGGGAGTTGCCGGCGTTGGGTCGGGAGGTGGCTTCGGGTCGGTTGTCGTTGGGGCAGGCCGCCGTCGTCGCCGCGCATACGCCGGTGGGGTACGACACGGATGTGGTCGATCTAGCAGTTCACGCGACGGTTCCGCAGTTACGGCGGGCGTTGGTGAAGTACGACTTCACCGAGACCCCACCCGGTCGCGATATCGACGCACCCCAGCAGGTGCCCGACGCGTTGTCGGTTGCGGCGCAACCGGCGGAGTTGGTGATGCGGTGGGAGCGTGACCGGTTCCACCTGGAGTACTCCGCGCCCGCTGATATCGGTGCCCTGGTCGAACGGGCCCTGGTGGAGGCCAAGGATGCGTTGTTTCTGGCCACCCAGGGTGGCGACGCCGTCTCGGGCGCGTCCGGCATGGCCAGCGCTGGGTCCTCGGGCCAGGGCAGTGACCGCAGGGTGCGGATGGCTGATGCGATGGAGCAACTCGCGACCCGATCCCTACACGTTGGCACCGAGAGTGTGGCGGGTCGGGCCAGCAAATTCCGGATCTACCTGCACCTGGACACCAACGGCCAAGGCTGGGTCACCAAACGTGGTGCGCTCCCGGGCCACTTGTTGCGTAAGTGGACCTGTGACGGGCTGCTGCAGCCGATCTGGGAGACCGAAGGGTCCCCGGTCAATGTCGGTCGTTCGCAACGGATCGTGCCCGACCGGACCCGCCGTTTGGTGGAGGACCGCGATCGTGGCTGCGCGTTCCCCGGTTGTCTGAGCCTGCATCATGTGGAGTGTCACCACATCACTCATTGGGCTGATGGTGGCGCCACAGCTTTGGACAACCTGATCAGCCTGTGTCCGCATCATCACGACCGTCACCACATCGGTGATTTCAGTATCCATCCGGTGCCGTGGGGCCAGGGCGACTCCAATGGTTCTGGTCGGCGCGGTCGTTTTGAATTTCGGGCCCGGGCCGGGTGGGTGATCGAACCTGTCACCGCACCACCACCACCGCCCGCACCGTCCGCAGTACCTGCTGGACCCGATCACAGACCCGATAATGGGTCGGCGCATGTAACGGATCAGCCGGATCGACCCATGCCACCGCGATACATCGGGCCTACCAACGAAGTGCTGCACCTGGACTGGGTCCGATTCCACCGTCGACCACCACGCGTATCCGCCGATGAGGACCCGGCAGAAGATCCACTGTCTGACCAGACGGTCGTGCAGCCGGACGCGACTGACTGA
- a CDS encoding long-chain fatty acid--CoA ligase, which yields MTNLAENLTHTAEQHGDRPAIKLDDLALTYTQLQDGARRVAALLKSKGVAPGDRVGLVMPNVPPFPVLFYGAVAMGAVVVPMNPLLKGREVKYYLEDSGASIVFAWKDMAAEAEKGASEVGIECIEVGLDFAEMLGQHQPDDEVVDREDDETVVLLYTSGTTGQPKGAELTHHNLHTNAVTSAETLVELTETDVVMGCLPLFHVFGLTCGLNASVFKGSCLTLIPRFDAEKALQIVARDHVTVFEGVPTMYAGLLHAEGADKADMSSLRTCISGGSAMPVEVMKNFEEKFDCIVLEGYGLSETSPAASFNQPGQQRKPGSIGNEVRNVQMKLIDDDGQDVAQGEVGEIVVKGENVMKGYWGRAEATAEAIKDGWFRTGDLAKVDEDGYFFIVDRKKDLIIRGGYNVYPREVEEALYEHESVAEVAVIGIPHDSLGEEVGAAVALKSGTNISEKDLQAFAKERLAAYKYPRSVWIVDELPKGPTGKILRREVRSPQKDSK from the coding sequence GTGACCAACCTGGCCGAAAATTTGACTCACACCGCCGAGCAGCACGGCGACCGCCCCGCGATCAAGCTCGACGACTTGGCACTGACCTACACACAGTTGCAGGACGGTGCACGGCGGGTTGCAGCCCTGTTGAAGTCCAAGGGAGTGGCTCCGGGCGACCGGGTCGGTCTCGTGATGCCCAACGTGCCGCCCTTCCCGGTGCTGTTCTACGGTGCCGTGGCCATGGGTGCTGTCGTGGTGCCGATGAATCCGCTGCTCAAGGGCCGCGAGGTGAAGTACTACCTCGAAGACTCCGGTGCCTCGATCGTCTTCGCGTGGAAGGACATGGCCGCAGAAGCCGAGAAGGGCGCGTCGGAGGTCGGGATCGAGTGCATAGAGGTCGGGCTCGACTTCGCCGAGATGCTCGGTCAGCACCAGCCCGACGACGAGGTCGTGGACCGCGAGGACGACGAGACCGTTGTTCTCTTGTACACCTCAGGCACCACTGGTCAGCCCAAGGGCGCAGAGCTGACCCACCACAACCTGCACACCAACGCGGTCACCAGCGCCGAGACACTGGTCGAGCTCACCGAGACCGACGTCGTGATGGGCTGTCTACCGCTGTTCCACGTCTTCGGTCTCACCTGCGGCCTCAACGCATCCGTCTTCAAGGGGTCATGTCTGACCCTGATCCCGCGCTTCGATGCGGAGAAGGCACTGCAGATCGTGGCGCGCGATCACGTCACCGTCTTCGAGGGCGTCCCGACGATGTACGCCGGCCTGTTGCATGCCGAGGGAGCCGACAAGGCGGACATGTCGAGCCTACGTACCTGCATCTCCGGGGGGTCGGCAATGCCGGTGGAGGTTATGAAGAACTTCGAGGAGAAATTCGACTGCATCGTCCTCGAGGGGTACGGCCTGTCCGAGACCTCTCCCGCCGCTTCCTTCAACCAACCGGGCCAGCAGCGCAAGCCGGGCTCGATCGGGAATGAGGTGCGCAATGTGCAGATGAAACTGATCGACGACGACGGCCAGGACGTCGCGCAGGGTGAGGTCGGCGAGATCGTCGTCAAGGGCGAAAACGTCATGAAGGGCTACTGGGGCCGCGCAGAGGCCACTGCCGAGGCAATCAAGGACGGCTGGTTCCGCACGGGCGATCTTGCGAAGGTGGACGAGGACGGGTACTTCTTCATCGTCGACCGCAAAAAGGACCTGATCATCCGCGGCGGTTACAACGTCTACCCGCGCGAGGTCGAGGAGGCCCTGTACGAGCATGAGTCAGTCGCGGAGGTGGCCGTCATCGGCATACCCCACGACAGCCTGGGTGAGGAGGTGGGCGCCGCCGTAGCGCTCAAATCCGGCACGAACATCAGTGAAAAGGACTTGCAGGCGTTTGCCAAAGAGCGGTTGGCCGCCTACAAATACCCGCGGTCGGTATGGATCGTCGACGAGTTGCCCAAAGGTCCCACCGGCAAGATTCTGCGGCGCGAGGTCAGGTCGCCGCAGAAAGATTCGAAGTGA
- a CDS encoding alpha/beta fold hydrolase, whose product MTNASKQAPDQAERRMHAQDETQESADLSADTALATPLDLLLAKAGEGPFRQFVPGMAGVKFAAGLLKHPRVVTRRAAGLAYELTRVGLRRSLLEPGAKDRRFGEEAWATNPVFKATLQSYLAVGSAARGLVDDADLDWADDQRMRFIVDNLVEAAAPSNNPFLNPKVIKRTLDTGGGNLLAGGRRFAQDFATTPRVPSMVEADAFEVGRDVAVTPGAVVLRTDVFELIQYTPQTPKVRSVPMLIVPPTINKYYVIDLAKQRSLVEHLVQHGQQVFCISWRNPDVRHADWGLDTYGQAILEAMKACEDITRQRKTAIFAICSGGLITSMLMAHLVQLGEQDRVASYSLAVTVLDQKRAGVTSALLSQKVAAAATLASSEKGYLDGRTLAEIFAWLRPNDLIWNYWVNNYLMGYAPKAFDILYWNADPVRMSAAMHRDFMDLALRNALVQPGASTMLGTKVDLGTVSTDSYVVAGIADHLCKWQSCYQTTQLLSGDTKFVLSTSGHIAAMVNPPGNPKASFQTSPSGEGKQGTDNPKDAQEWLTAAVKVKGSWWEDWVPWLALRSGALRTAPRKLGNAAYKPLDPAPGTYVHDR is encoded by the coding sequence GTGACTAACGCGTCCAAGCAGGCTCCTGATCAGGCCGAGCGCCGGATGCATGCCCAGGACGAAACGCAGGAATCGGCGGACCTGTCGGCCGACACTGCGCTGGCAACTCCACTGGACCTGCTGCTGGCCAAAGCGGGGGAGGGCCCGTTCCGGCAATTCGTCCCGGGGATGGCGGGGGTGAAGTTCGCCGCAGGACTGCTGAAGCACCCCCGGGTGGTCACCAGACGCGCGGCCGGACTGGCCTATGAACTGACTCGGGTCGGCCTGCGCCGTTCACTGCTGGAACCCGGTGCGAAAGACCGACGCTTCGGTGAGGAGGCGTGGGCGACGAACCCGGTCTTCAAGGCGACCCTGCAGAGCTATCTGGCAGTCGGGTCAGCAGCCCGTGGGCTGGTCGACGACGCCGACCTGGACTGGGCTGATGATCAGCGGATGCGTTTTATCGTCGATAACCTGGTCGAGGCAGCTGCGCCCAGCAACAATCCGTTCCTGAATCCAAAGGTCATCAAGCGGACGCTCGACACCGGTGGAGGCAACCTGCTCGCGGGCGGGCGGCGGTTCGCGCAGGACTTCGCCACCACCCCGCGCGTGCCGTCGATGGTGGAGGCCGACGCGTTCGAGGTGGGCCGCGACGTCGCAGTGACGCCGGGTGCCGTCGTGCTGCGTACCGATGTCTTCGAACTGATTCAGTACACCCCGCAGACTCCCAAGGTCCGCTCCGTGCCGATGTTGATCGTGCCGCCGACGATCAACAAGTACTACGTGATCGACCTGGCGAAGCAACGCTCACTGGTGGAGCACCTCGTGCAGCACGGTCAGCAGGTCTTCTGTATCTCCTGGCGTAACCCGGACGTACGGCACGCCGACTGGGGTCTGGATACCTACGGTCAGGCAATCCTGGAAGCGATGAAGGCCTGCGAGGACATCACGCGGCAACGGAAAACCGCGATCTTCGCGATCTGCTCCGGCGGTCTCATCACCTCCATGCTGATGGCCCACCTGGTCCAGCTCGGTGAGCAGGACCGTGTCGCGTCGTACAGCCTGGCCGTGACCGTCCTCGACCAGAAGCGGGCCGGTGTCACCAGCGCACTGCTCTCGCAGAAGGTGGCCGCCGCCGCGACCCTCGCCTCGAGCGAGAAGGGATATCTCGACGGGCGCACCCTGGCGGAGATCTTTGCCTGGTTGCGACCCAACGACCTGATCTGGAACTACTGGGTGAACAACTACCTGATGGGTTACGCCCCCAAGGCGTTCGACATCCTCTACTGGAACGCCGACCCGGTTCGAATGAGTGCGGCCATGCATCGCGACTTCATGGACCTCGCCTTGCGTAACGCATTGGTGCAGCCGGGCGCCTCGACCATGCTCGGTACGAAGGTCGACCTCGGCACGGTCTCGACCGACTCCTACGTGGTGGCCGGAATCGCCGATCACCTCTGTAAGTGGCAGTCGTGTTATCAGACCACCCAGCTACTGAGCGGCGACACCAAATTCGTGCTGTCCACCAGCGGTCATATTGCCGCGATGGTCAACCCGCCCGGCAACCCCAAGGCCAGCTTCCAGACCTCGCCGTCGGGCGAAGGGAAACAAGGAACAGACAACCCGAAGGACGCGCAGGAGTGGTTGACGGCGGCGGTCAAGGTCAAGGGCAGCTGGTGGGAGGACTGGGTGCCGTGGCTCGCGCTACGCAGTGGCGCGTTGCGCACCGCACCACGCAAGCTGGGTAACGCTGCATACAAACCGTTGGACCCGGCACCGGGCACGTATGTCCATGACCGCTGA
- a CDS encoding alpha/beta fold hydrolase, translating to MTAEPAKGAGSRAEDRVRNVTVRGITARVSVRPGVGAYTDKPPLLLCNGIGVSLEALQPLVDELHPDRGLVRFDVPGIGGSALPPFPYAIAALSSWVTALMAKLGHRRFDVFGLSWGGGLAQHLAVQSPRRVRRVVLVATGTGTLMVPAHPRVLKIMSTPRRHRDPAYAAEVAPQIYGGSMRTDPAHGAALLHAATRSGPKRGYYYQLTAMTGWTSLPFLGLLRQPTLVMGGDDDPIIPVANPKMQAALIPHSQLHVYHGGHLAILTEADALAPVIDAFLDRGSINATSPDEENPR from the coding sequence ATGACCGCTGAGCCCGCGAAAGGCGCTGGGTCACGAGCCGAGGACCGGGTGCGTAACGTAACGGTCCGCGGTATCACCGCCCGCGTCTCGGTGCGCCCGGGTGTCGGTGCCTACACCGACAAGCCGCCCCTGCTGCTCTGCAACGGCATCGGCGTCAGCCTGGAAGCGCTGCAACCGCTGGTCGATGAGCTGCATCCTGACCGGGGACTGGTGCGATTCGATGTGCCCGGCATCGGCGGTTCCGCTTTGCCGCCGTTCCCATATGCCATCGCGGCGCTGTCTTCCTGGGTGACCGCGCTGATGGCGAAACTGGGTCACCGCCGGTTCGACGTCTTCGGTCTCTCCTGGGGTGGCGGCCTCGCACAGCACCTCGCTGTGCAGTCCCCACGCCGGGTACGGCGGGTGGTGTTGGTCGCGACCGGCACCGGGACGCTCATGGTGCCGGCCCACCCACGCGTGCTGAAGATCATGTCGACGCCGCGCCGGCACCGCGATCCCGCCTACGCGGCGGAAGTGGCGCCGCAGATCTACGGCGGATCGATGCGCACCGACCCCGCGCACGGGGCGGCGCTGCTGCACGCCGCGACCCGCTCCGGGCCCAAGCGGGGCTACTACTACCAGCTGACCGCGATGACCGGGTGGACGAGTCTGCCGTTCCTGGGTCTGTTGCGGCAGCCGACGCTGGTGATGGGCGGCGACGACGACCCGATCATCCCGGTTGCCAACCCGAAGATGCAGGCCGCGCTCATCCCGCATTCGCAGTTGCACGTCTACCACGGCGGGCACCTCGCGATTCTGACCGAGGCCGATGCGCTGGCACCCGTCATCGACGCGTTTCTGGACCGTGGCAGCATCAATGCGACAAGCCCCGATGAGGAGAACCCACGATGA
- a CDS encoding acyl-CoA dehydrogenase family protein — MSELDGSRLADRSLEDSPFSDFLGFELLLEDQDRDLLNRVRAFMNREVEPIINDYWTRAEFPHELVPGLAKLGIAGLAYDGPGCPDRGALVDGMIAMELGRVDPSIATFMGVHGGLAMGSIQLCGSQEQRERWLPAMARMDLIGAFGLTEPDVGSAISNGLATSARRDGDEWVLNGEKKWIGNAAFADLVVIWARDEDDGQVKGFVVEKETEGMVFDKQEDKIALRVVQNAEIHLHDVRVPEANRLQNARNFRSTADVLRVTRMGVAWQATGCARGAYEHALRYTKARQQFGKPIASFQLVQDLLVKMLSNVTASTAMNVRASQLQDAGLLKDEHASLCKVHSTVRMREAVGWAREVLGGNGILLEHHVGRFVADAEAIYSYEGTREINTLIVGRAITGESAFV, encoded by the coding sequence ATGAGCGAACTAGACGGCAGCCGTCTTGCTGACCGCAGCCTGGAGGATTCCCCTTTCTCCGATTTCCTCGGCTTCGAGCTTCTCCTGGAAGACCAGGACCGCGACCTGCTGAACCGGGTACGCGCGTTCATGAACCGCGAGGTCGAGCCGATCATCAATGACTACTGGACCCGTGCGGAGTTTCCGCATGAGCTCGTTCCGGGCCTGGCGAAGCTCGGCATCGCTGGCCTGGCGTACGACGGCCCCGGATGTCCGGATCGCGGAGCCCTGGTCGACGGCATGATTGCAATGGAACTGGGCCGGGTCGACCCGTCGATAGCCACCTTCATGGGCGTGCACGGCGGGCTGGCAATGGGTTCGATCCAGTTGTGCGGCTCGCAGGAGCAGCGCGAGCGGTGGCTGCCCGCGATGGCGCGAATGGACCTCATCGGTGCGTTTGGTCTGACCGAGCCGGATGTCGGCTCCGCGATCTCGAACGGGCTGGCCACCAGCGCCCGCCGCGACGGGGACGAGTGGGTGCTCAACGGGGAGAAGAAGTGGATCGGCAACGCGGCGTTCGCCGATCTCGTCGTCATCTGGGCTCGCGATGAGGACGATGGTCAGGTCAAGGGTTTCGTGGTGGAAAAAGAGACCGAGGGGATGGTCTTCGACAAGCAGGAGGACAAGATCGCCCTGCGTGTCGTCCAGAATGCCGAGATCCACCTGCACGACGTCCGGGTGCCCGAGGCAAACCGGCTACAGAACGCCCGTAATTTCCGGTCCACCGCCGACGTGCTGCGCGTGACTCGAATGGGCGTGGCGTGGCAGGCGACCGGATGCGCGCGCGGGGCATACGAGCACGCACTGCGGTACACCAAGGCTCGTCAACAGTTCGGTAAGCCGATCGCGTCCTTTCAGCTGGTACAGGACCTGCTGGTCAAGATGCTCAGTAACGTCACGGCCTCTACCGCTATGAACGTGCGGGCATCGCAGCTGCAGGATGCGGGGCTGCTCAAGGATGAGCACGCATCGCTGTGCAAGGTGCATTCGACGGTGCGGATGCGCGAGGCGGTCGGGTGGGCACGCGAGGTACTCGGTGGCAACGGCATCCTGCTGGAGCACCACGTGGGTCGGTTCGTTGCAGACGCAGAGGCGATCTACTCCTACGAGGGCACCCGCGAGATCAACACGTTGATCGTGGGTCGCGCCATCACCGGCGAGAGTGCCTTCGTCTGA
- a CDS encoding formate/nitrite transporter family protein, with product MSSGSGGSDSIAPPKGSRKEPALEETYERLVDEGHERLDRPLLPLVSTGLLGGVDVGVGVLIYLVVEAKTGDALLASLAFTVGFVALLLANSELFTENFLVPVIAAVAKVGTFTQLIRLWVITLGANLIAGFAMAGMVVVAFPDVHDAAVKAGSHYAHLGVSWRSFFLAVLAGAVITLLTRMQHATENLGVRIVAAVLMSFVLVGAQLFHSVLDSILMFAGLLTGRADYGYLDWLGALGWSVFGNLVGGLVLVTGLRLLRIPHRIAESRDDGQTG from the coding sequence ATGAGCAGTGGATCTGGCGGATCGGACAGCATTGCCCCGCCGAAAGGCTCTCGCAAGGAGCCCGCGCTTGAGGAGACCTACGAGCGGCTGGTCGATGAAGGTCACGAGCGGTTGGACCGACCTCTGCTCCCGCTGGTGTCGACAGGCCTTCTGGGCGGTGTCGATGTCGGGGTAGGAGTGTTGATCTACCTCGTGGTGGAGGCCAAGACGGGCGACGCGCTCCTCGCATCGCTGGCGTTCACGGTCGGCTTCGTGGCGCTGCTGCTGGCCAACAGTGAGTTGTTCACCGAGAACTTCCTGGTGCCCGTGATCGCCGCGGTCGCCAAAGTGGGTACGTTCACGCAGCTGATCAGACTGTGGGTCATCACGCTGGGAGCAAATCTGATCGCGGGCTTCGCGATGGCCGGAATGGTTGTGGTGGCCTTCCCTGACGTCCACGACGCCGCGGTGAAGGCCGGGTCCCATTACGCGCACCTCGGCGTCTCGTGGCGCTCCTTCTTCCTCGCCGTGCTTGCGGGCGCAGTCATCACGTTGTTGACGCGGATGCAGCACGCGACCGAGAACCTCGGCGTACGCATAGTGGCTGCCGTGCTGATGTCCTTCGTACTGGTCGGCGCCCAGCTCTTCCACTCGGTGTTGGATTCGATCCTGATGTTTGCCGGGCTGCTGACCGGCAGGGCGGACTACGGGTATCTCGATTGGTTGGGCGCCCTGGGGTGGTCCGTCTTCGGCAACCTGGTGGGTGGGCTCGTCCTCGTTACCGGCCTGCGACTGCTGCGTATCCCGCATCGGATCGCCGAGAGCCGCGACGATGGCCAGACCGGCTGA
- a CDS encoding biotin transporter BioY — MSMTVPTPRVLGDAIPGGLVRDIALVAGGAGLTGIAAQIALPLPFTPVPLTLQTLAVLLVGASLGTARGFASMLLYVAAGAAGMPWLSDGSSGISSASFGYVLGFLIAAPLVGRLAQGGATRRPLHTAGLMIAGNLAIYAIGVPWLMAFAHLGLGKAMALGVLPFLIGDLLKIVAASGALPTAWRLTGPR, encoded by the coding sequence ATGTCGATGACCGTCCCTACCCCCCGCGTCCTCGGTGACGCGATCCCCGGCGGCCTGGTCCGCGATATCGCGCTGGTGGCCGGCGGTGCCGGGCTGACCGGGATCGCTGCCCAGATCGCGCTTCCGCTGCCGTTCACGCCCGTCCCATTGACTCTGCAGACCCTTGCCGTGCTGCTGGTCGGTGCGAGCCTGGGAACGGCACGTGGGTTTGCGTCAATGCTTCTGTACGTGGCCGCCGGCGCTGCAGGTATGCCCTGGCTCAGCGACGGCAGCTCCGGCATCTCGTCCGCGTCCTTCGGTTACGTGCTCGGGTTCCTGATCGCCGCGCCGCTGGTCGGCCGGCTTGCCCAGGGCGGCGCAACCCGGCGACCGCTGCACACTGCGGGCCTGATGATCGCGGGCAACCTCGCCATCTACGCGATCGGGGTGCCGTGGCTGATGGCCTTTGCCCACCTCGGACTGGGAAAAGCGATGGCACTCGGCGTGCTGCCCTTCCTGATCGGTGACCTGCTCAAGATTGTCGCGGCATCCGGGGCGTTGCCCACAGCATGGCGCCTTACCGGACCTCGCTGA